AATGCAGACCCTCACAGAGCTACATCTTCGTCTGGTAGAAGATATGGAGTCCAGTTATCTGCTTCCAACTTGTTATGTTGGCCATTGTCTACACTCTTAGAATATTCCGGGTTTCTTAGTAGGCTGCAATCCACTAATTCTGATGAATCCGATAATGTGACCTACCGAGATGATTCGGGGGCATTATCGACTACTACTGGCGAGGTTGCCATTAGGATTATTGGTGCTACTGATCAAGAACATAACACAGTCGGTGGGCAAAATGAAGCAGTTGTGCAACCGACCGGGTCTGCAGTGTCAGTGGGGGAGGGAGAGGTAGCATCGCAGGCCGATGTGGGGCCCACTGagagtaataatagtaatagggATTCTTCTTACCAAAGATATGATATACAACAAGCCGCTAGGTGGATCGAGCAAGTTCTCCCCTTCGCTTTGCTTTTGTTGGTTGTTTTCGTTCGCCAGCATTTGCAAGGTACTGCACTATTATTTTCCTTGTGCTAACTAAATCATTTGAACCAATTATTGTTTGTACACAGTTTAGTTTGTTTGCTTCCTGTGTTGCTtacatttcttttgagccgagggtctattgaaaacaacctctctaccccacaaaggtaggggtaaggtctgcgtacatcctacctcctcagaccccacaaacctcctcagaccccactttgtgggattacactgggtatgtttgTTGTTATAGTTTAGTTTGTTTGCTTGATTTCAGCATATTTTGGACTGCACGGGGCTTTTTTTTTCTGGTAGAGCAATCCCAGAACTTTTAACTTCTTTGTACCCATGGTACTGTCTCCTCAGTTAATGAGGAGGGCTGGTTTGTGATTTAGGTGCTAATTGAGTTCTTCTACATTAGTAGGTTGTTGTGTTCTCATGACTATACGGATTTTTGTCTTTCATACGTGCCTCCTAGATTGGCCAGGTCGTGTGTTTGATATAAGGGTATTGCATTTATACATCATTCTTTTTGTTGTTAGGTAAGGACTATAATTTTTATTTGGATCAGATACCAGCATTTCCCAGCAATTTGTCCTAACTGTTATCCTTGGCCTGCGTGGCATGTTTTTTTGCTCTTGTGAATGCTCTATGATAATGTCATTGTCTTCTCTTGTTTTATTTTTACTCGCTGGATCGAATAGCTCACTTTCCCTCCTCTCTTTGTTCATTGTCCTCTCATTTTGTTTTCCACTTTTCATCCTTTCGCTGTCTTAGCTCACCTTTTGTCTGGGGGAGGGGGAGGTAATCTAGGTTCTATTTTTTCCTCTGTTGAGAGATGTGATGCGTATCAAGTATCAAGTTTCTCTGTGTGCTTGAGGTTGAGCATGTTCATTGTGATTATCATATATTTTGTGGGTTGTACCTCTAAATATTGCTTTCGGACTTGTTGGCGAATTATACAGGTTTTTTTGTTACAATATTGCTCGCCGCTGTCATGTTCAAGTCAAATGATATTGTAAAAAAGCAGACAGCACTTAAGGTGATGTACAACCACTGGTACACAACAGAAAATATAgggtgaaaaaaaaaaggaactaatTAGCTGATTAtaaaattattcatcttttccTTACTGCTTTCACCCTGATCATTGATTCATACTACTTCATAATGAAATTGTTATTGATCTTCTTCCTTGCAGGGCGAGAGGAAAATATCAGTTCTGGTGTGCATATCTCTTTTCTTCACTGTTCATGTAATTGGGATTTATTGGTGGTACCGAAAAGATGATCTTTTATATCCATTGCTGATGCTTCCGCCGAAGACGATACCCCTCTTTTGGCATGCGATCTTTATAATAATGGTGAATGGTGCGTTCTTTAAAATTTGTTGTTTTTAGACTGAACCTATTGCTTTGGTGTTCGGAACTTTATGAACTGACTGTATCATTGAGTTAATTTCTGTTACTTTGCTTTTCTGTGATAGACACTTTGGTTCGCCAGGCAGCAATGGTCTTTAAATGTTTTCTGCTAATGTATTACAAGAACAGCAGGGGCCATAACTACCGTAAACAGGTAGCgatagtgtagagatatttgacAACCGCAGTGGAAAACAGGCTTGAGAGCTCTCATGCCCTGTGGTATATGTACAATGAAACAGGAACCTTCTGAGAAGAGCTATTTGCTTTTACAGGGACAAATGCTAACTTTGATTGAGTATCTTCTACTGCTATATCGTGCTTTGCTGCCAGCTCCTGTTTGGTATCGTTTCTTTTTGAACAAGGAATATGGTGGCCTCTTTTCATCATTGATGACTGGGTTGTATCTAACTTTCAAGCTCACTTCTGTCATCGAGAAGGTAAAATAGTTGAAGGATCAGTATTTTCATCCATGCATTCCTTCACattatctttctaattttgaggGCTGGTATCATCATTTCTCTAACATACTGGTCTACTGACCCTATCTGTATATTCCTTAGGTCCAATCCTTCTTCACGGCATTGAAGACCCTGTCACGTAAAGAGATTCACTATGGAGCATATGCGACTTCCGAACAGGTAATGGGGTTTGTTTTGCGTTTTGAGTACCTAGTATGAAGCTGTTTCCTTTAGCAGAATACGAGAAATTTAACCTTGTTGAAACTCTAGTGGTTTTACCTGCATGCTTAAATAAATAGCCATAAACAATTACCAGCATTCACTtcattatgaatattgatagACTCATAATTAAGTCTAGCAAAAGAGGGACTAGCCTCATCATAGTGATTAGAGAACACCTCTTATAGTTCATTAGTCAGTCGATCTAGTTGGTGATATTTACATGGGAATGTATGGGTGTTTGATGACTTGATTCACCACTTAAAGCTGAAtacattaaggggtcgtttggtttgtgGGACAAGGGGTAATAATCCCAAGACAAATgatgggattattttatcccgcGTTTGGTTGAGGTTTTGATTTCGGGATTAGCAATCCTGAGATTATTTATACCATAATTAGGGTATTATTTTTATACCACTCAATGTGGGATGACAATCTTAATCCAGGGATAAAACACCAATATGACAAAGCTGCACCTCTCCAAAGCTCTTCCCCAAAGTCGTTCAAAAAAGTTAAGGTTAAAATTTGAAATAAAAGTTTATCCCAGTTTATCTAGTGTAAACCGAGCACATGTTTTATATTATACCCTGTATATCGCATTTATATTCCAATTAACCAATCATCTATTGATAAAAGTATGACCCCTAAATAATTCCGTTCATTATTAAATCCCCGTATTATAATCCCGATATTACTTGTTCATCAATCAAACGACCCCCCAGGATTAAATCTTGGTTTTTTTAATAACAGAAATGAATGATAAGTAAATTCATCAAAGACCTATTTAAATGGATTACTACattgttattgatcattttaaaaagtatttttggagaattttgaaTAATCAGTTTTAGTTTTGATAAACTAATTGTCTTCATTAAGTAACAATTAGTTATTAGCTCTAGAagttgatattttttttaatagcCTCCATCGATTGTAATTAAGGGATCTGATGTAATTGATTAAATGACATAAAACAATCCAAATTAAATGCTGACAAAAAATATTTAGAAAATTTGAGTGGATTGAACAGCTTATCACCAAACTAAAAATGTCGATTGTTAGATGTTATACAATTTCATTGTTAGGTCTTATATTTCTTATTTGGAATTCAGCATTTTTGACGGAATAACAGACATTAATTTTGGTAACGATGTGGACATTTTCCAATGAATATTTTAAGAACGGCTTTTCAGGGAGCCAAATTGAATTGCATGCTTTCTCTATAAGGGGTTCCTGTGAACTTCTGCAGTCTTTGGAAGACAAGAAGCTGTCTGCTGTTATcattttacacctttaaaattCTGGACTTCTTATATACTGCAGCCTTTTGAAACCTGTAACACCAAAAAAGTATTTCATAGGAACTCTactaaactgttttttttttaagtgtttcCTGAAGTTATAAAATAATTGGATTCATTGCAGGTCAATGCAGCTGAGGATCTATGCGCTATTTGCCAGGAGAAAATGCATGCCCCAATCTTATTACGTTGTAAACACATATTTTGCGAAGATTGTGTATCTGAATGGTTAGTTTTCTGCATCTTCTCCTGCATGTTGTGCTAGGACTCACCTTGAGCATGGCCACTTTATGATGCTATGTTCTTTAGTGGAATAAGCTCTTTCTCTAGCAGCTTTTAATGATTGTGGTAGGAATAAGCGAAATAAGCTAAGATTGTACATAACATGTCGACCAAGCACATTGAATATGTGATGTGATGTTCTTTCTTCAGTTTGTTTGATATCTATATTAGATTGGGTATCTGATGTAAATCTCATAAAATTTGTTTggaagtttattatttcatttttgctTGTGTTTGCTTTACCTCAGACAGATGGATCCCAAAAAAATCTATGATTTAATTATACATATCTTGAGTTCTGAATATTTGTCTCTTCCTCTTTTGGTGCTCCAGAAAACAAACATAGAAATATCCTTTCATTTGTCTCCATTTTTTTCCTCCAATCAGTCACAGAAGGCATTCCTCCCCCAATCAAAAGAGATtgaccaaagaaaaaaaaatctattcaCGTATTTCCTCTTTCTGAGAAGATTAACTTAGTTTCAATATTGAAATTAATTTTGTCAATTATGCGTTCCTCCTCATTGTGAATATCTTCTCATTCCTCTTCCTTTTTTTGGTGCGAAGAGACCTAGTAGACTATTTCCATAGTGGAAAGACAATCTTGAAGATTTCCTCTTAAGTTTTTGTATGCCATGCTTGATGCTTGATTACTCACTATGTTCTGCTGTCAGGTTTGAGAGGGAGAGAACATGCCCTTTATGCAGGGCTTTGGTAAAATCTGCCGATCTTAAATCATTTGCTGATGGTTCAACTAGTCTCTTTTACCAGTTATTCTGAAGGGATATTTGTTAATGTGAGGGAGTTTCTAATTTAAAGCGGCCAGCTCTGCTTAGACCAGCTATGTCGGATCTCCATCagcagaaagagaaattgacattCCATTCCGTAGGACTCTGATTTTCCCCTTCCAGAAATTGGAGTGGCTTGTCACGATTTTTGAGGCCATTGTTTATTTGCTGATCCATAGGAGCAGCAGCTGTTGTTCATATGTTTATAAATGAAAACTGTATGTATTGGTCCACTAGTCAACAAAACTAGCAGTTTTAAAACTCATAGTGTAGCTCATTTTTCATATACTATATGTACTTTATGTCCCAATAGGAGTTATGATTAACTGATTATTTGGAGGGGTTTTGTAAGGCATAACCAAGCGCGTAATCTGCATTCTCATTTGTGTAGTAATTTATGTGAGATCGTTAAATAGGTAAACCATCTTTTGGGGAAAAGTTCAGTTCCTGGGAGCTCTATAATGCCGCAAGAGGACATCCAAGTCATAAACAGGATAGCCTCGTTCCATGACAACCTAGTAGATTCATCTCACTTCTGACATCATAACCTTTAGAAGACGCCATGCTAGTGTCGCTCATCATTCTTGCACAACAAACAACCGTAGTATATTTCACAAATTCAACAAGCTCTTGGTCAAAATGATCCCTTTctttactgaaggattacaacCGCCTATTTCCATAAGATTCACTCGTCATAGTTAACTTCCCCCACTTGACATAAAGCCGATATCCATTTCCTCAAAAGAACCCCCAAACCACTTATTCTTACTCCACCACCATAATCCCATCCTGTCGAAAGTTCACTTAGCCTCTCATACCCCATGCATTATCAAACTTAGCACACCCCGTGCTCCCATCAGATAACTCATACATTGTGACCGTCGTGTCACCACACTTGACTATTCAAATTCTCTTCAATACACCTCACCTCCTTAGGATAGAAAGAAAACCATTTCGACATCCGAATCTCTATATTCTATGCCAACCTCAGGTTTCGCAttagctttggaacatgtctaacttttgtaatcttccacgaggatccatttgacatcttcaaattaatgtctcccgtgccaacaacgtctagcggctctccatcggctaaataaactttgccgagattcccagccacgtagtttgtcattatatcatgatgtggggtggtatgaaaggacgctcctgagtcaagcacccaagagtctatcgggctgtcaaccgatagcaacaacgcatcgccaatgtcttccgtagcagcgttgattccagcccccttattgtcctccttctttggcgccctgcagttcttcttgaagtgacctggttttccatagttccaacactcatgtgttcgtcctggtttggattgacccctgccattccttgacttcgatctgcccctattttggttgtagtttctgtcaaaatttttgcttctgttttcaacattaaaagtagaactcgtcgatgcctctccagaatctgtcctgcgcacctcctcagcaaggatacgatccctaacatcgttgaactttagtttgtcactgccgacagaattactaactgctgctctcattggctcccagctatttggtagggatgccaacaaaattagagcttgcacttcatcatcgaaatcaatttttaccgatgacaattgatttacaatggtattgaattcatttacgtgtgcaacAACATgaacattttccatcatctttagatgaaatagtttcttcatgagaaataccttattatttgccgaaggtttctcatacatgtcagacaataccttcatcatatctgcggtggtcttctcttttgccacgttgtgagcaacgttcttcgacagcgtcagccgaatgactcccagaacttgtctgtcgaggagattccaatctgcttgcttcatctcctctggtttcggactcagaggttcatgaagctttctgccatataaataatcttcaatttgcattctccagaacgcaaagtctgtaccatcgaatttaccgatgccgtgcgtcgtaccatcttcgcctcccatcgtttctaaatcacaacacaacctgttgctctgataccagttgttaggatttaaatcccaaatccgacctttgtaagcaggttcccaggaaagattggagggtcacagctggaccacttaaataccaacctccttagacagaacctacttacgccgtgatgtaagcgaagaataaatagcacacacaaatttatagtggttcaccctcaatgtgagagctacgtccacgttgctgctgcagatcttattaaagaagaaatattacaagtgtttacaacactcaacctcacaaccccaatcccaattacactcaagaattttaccacagaaaattctctcaaagaccttctcttacttaggcctttcactaagagtatttctcttagattttttctctcttgagatgtgtatagcaaatgatcttaatgatatcttacaaatgaaccataagctacctatttataggaatgaatttcctgtgatgaggtaagcgcttacatcacgactattatgaggtaagcgcttacatcacgactatgtgaacaaaagaattgacttgtttggccaattccacacctaacaaattgAAGTCACTAGAAATTATAACCATCACATTGGCCAATCACAGAAGAAGTGTCCGTGAGATAGATTTATGCCACGATTTGCTTATTATAATGAATATCAAATCTCGCAGAGGTAATGCTCTTCTTAAGTTTGTTGAAGATAATGTTTAGATTCTTATGCACTGTCTCACTCTTCAAAGTGGCAACTGAAGGGGAAAAAACACTAAATCTAAGACAACTTTTCAAGATTGTAAGATCTGCTTCTTGCTGCTTCCAGATGACTTACGAAGGAAGAAGAAGATATAATGTCAAAGGAATGCTTATTACATGAAAACGCATATTACATTTGTACAAGTAGGTGGAGGAATTACCATGTCATCATCTTCAGGATTGTCTCCCTTTTCACAAGACTCCCGAAGGATCTTATTTTCTTCTTCAAGCTGAGAACACCTTAGTTTTGCAAAAGCAAGATCTGCTTTAACAGTTTTTAGTTCTCATAGAAGAAGCTTGGCTTTGGCAGCAGTTGCCATCGCCACCTGAAACCCAAAATACATGCCAATGATGCACTTCACCAGTAAGGAGATATATTACCAAAGGAAGTTCATAGTAAAACCCCACACAAGAATTCAGAACAATAAGGGAGCTACGTAAACCTACCATTTAGAGAACTCATGGGATTTCATTCTGTTAAGTTAATATTGGTATTGAGGGTAATCAGGTGAACTACTGCTAATATATGAATGCAAAATTATGTCATCCATTTGTGTACTTTTCTCAAATAATCTTACTAATGGATTATTTAGTTAGTGATAGGACACTTCCACTTGCCAAAAGTACAACACAATGTCACAGTTCAGATTTTGAACTACAGTTGTGAAGTAGACCTGAAATCTGGAAAAGCGTTCTCTCTGGATATTTTATTGCCTTAGTTCTAGATGAGCAAGAAATACATTATAACAAGTTGCCAACTTACTTCACGAGATGCCTTTAGTTGATCCTCATGATTGGTTTGTCTTGAGGATTGCTGCCATTGGCTATGTAGACCAGAGACAGGATTTTGTTCCTCAGAGTTGGCACCTTTTCTCCTGATCTGCAGTTTGTGCGTCTCTTGAATAATGTTAGCGGTCTTGTTCTCAACAATTGTACGCCCCTCCTGAGATTCAAGAAAAACTTATGTTGAAGCAGCACTTACCT
The nucleotide sequence above comes from Lycium barbarum isolate Lr01 chromosome 3, ASM1917538v2, whole genome shotgun sequence. Encoded proteins:
- the LOC132631239 gene encoding uncharacterized protein LOC132631239, whose product is MRMEASGTNADPHRATSSSGRRYGVQLSASNLLCWPLSTLLEYSGFLSRLQSTNSDESDNVTYRDDSGALSTTTGEVAIRIIGATDQEHNTVGGQNEAVVQPTGSAVSVGEGEVASQADVGPTESNNSNRDSSYQRYDIQQAARWIEQVLPFALLLLVVFVRQHLQGFFVTILLAAVMFKSNDIVKKQTALKGERKISVLVCISLFFTVHVIGIYWWYRKDDLLYPLLMLPPKTIPLFWHAIFIIMVNDTLVRQAAMVFKCFLLMYYKNSRGHNYRKQGQMLTLIEYLLLLYRALLPAPVWYRFFLNKEYGGLFSSLMTGLYLTFKLTSVIEKVQSFFTALKTLSRKEIHYGAYATSEQVNAAEDLCAICQEKMHAPILLRCKHIFCEDCVSEWFERERTCPLCRALVKSADLKSFADGSTSLFYQLF